One window of the Streptomyces asoensis genome contains the following:
- a CDS encoding SDR family NAD(P)-dependent oxidoreductase — protein MSRYDLAGRTVVITGSTGGLGSAVAAALHDRGAHLALLGRDESALAAQADMLGGPRTAWAAHADVTDLLSLRSAIDRAADHFGRVDIVVANAGVTVIAPTAILDPDAFERVIDVNLTGVWRTFKAALPHVERQRGYLLAVSSMAAFVHSPLQGPYTASKAGVWAMCNSIRLEVRHLGVDVGTLHPTFLKTPMLDAIHADPAGRRLWSGNERGLWRVCSVDKAVRSIVSGIERRAQTITPHRLHTLAAAAPGVFRPVIDRVGFTTRTITEASAAASPSGGPPPTASTVSREPCP, from the coding sequence ATGAGCCGCTACGACCTCGCCGGACGCACCGTCGTCATCACCGGCTCCACCGGCGGACTCGGCTCCGCCGTCGCCGCCGCACTGCACGATCGAGGCGCGCACCTCGCCCTCCTCGGCCGCGATGAGAGCGCCCTCGCCGCTCAAGCCGACATGCTCGGCGGGCCCCGCACCGCGTGGGCAGCCCACGCGGACGTGACCGACCTCCTCAGCCTCCGGTCGGCGATCGACCGAGCCGCCGACCACTTCGGTCGCGTCGACATCGTCGTCGCCAACGCTGGGGTGACCGTCATCGCCCCGACGGCCATCCTCGATCCCGACGCCTTCGAGCGCGTCATCGACGTCAATCTGACCGGAGTATGGCGAACCTTCAAGGCCGCCCTCCCGCATGTCGAACGTCAACGCGGCTACTTGCTGGCCGTCTCCTCGATGGCGGCCTTCGTACACTCCCCGCTCCAAGGCCCTTACACCGCCAGCAAGGCCGGCGTCTGGGCGATGTGCAACAGCATCCGCCTGGAGGTGAGGCATCTCGGCGTCGACGTCGGCACATTGCACCCGACCTTCCTCAAGACGCCGATGCTGGACGCGATCCACGCGGATCCGGCAGGTCGGCGCCTGTGGAGCGGAAACGAACGAGGGCTTTGGCGGGTGTGCTCCGTCGACAAGGCCGTGCGCAGCATCGTGTCGGGCATCGAACGCCGTGCGCAGACGATCACTCCGCACCGCCTCCACACCCTTGCCGCGGCAGCCCCCGGCGTTTTCCGGCCGGTCATCGACCGCGTCGGGTTCACGACCAGGACCATCACCGAGGCCAGCGCTGCGGCCTCACCCAGCGGCGGCCCTCCGCCCACAGCCTCGACGGTGAGCCGTGAGCCGTGCCCCTGA